In the genome of Pan troglodytes isolate AG18354 chromosome 15, NHGRI_mPanTro3-v2.0_pri, whole genome shotgun sequence, one region contains:
- the NOXRED1 gene encoding NADP-dependent oxidoreductase domain-containing protein 1 isoform X2, with translation MDMLQDLESLQFEYGVPEEDRIWLYLQGRSRGLMIEACAHATFFCKLLYNLRASLNENQSSRHLSIGSLNSATPEEFKVGIIGGGHLGKQLAGTLLQLGPIPAESLRISTRRPETLGELQKLGIKCFYHNADLVSWADVIFLCCLPSQLPNICVEIYTSLEKTSIVYSFVAAIPLPRLKLLLNHTNILRPQYQYDEDSVSVWGANKGVVAALQDPTILQATCPYSPAGGIILNIKWLEGVFYAALNICTARNMAHSQVLQLLSELFLSVHFEDCGKDTASCPKFQLTDFVSKAYGKNLSQERQGLTMLPRLALNSWAQAILFSQPPE, from the exons ATGGACATGCTCCAGGACCTTGAGTCCCTGCAGTTTGAGTATGGGGTTCCAGAGGAAGATCGTATCTGGCTGTATTTGCAGGGCCGTTCTCGGGGACTGATGATCGAGGCTTGTGCCCATGCAACCTTCTTCTGCAAACTATTATATAATTTGAG AGCATCATTAAATGAGAATCAAAGTTCCAGACATCTCTCAATTGGCTCCCTTAATTCAGCCACTCCTGAAGAGTTTAAGGTGGGCATCATTGGAGGTGGCCACCTTGGGAAGCAGCTGGCTGGCACACTGCTGCAGCTTGGCCCCATCCCTGCTGAAAGCCTGCGGATCTCCACTCGGAGGCCAGAGACTCTGG GTGAGCTCCAGAAGCTGGGAATCAAATGCTTTTACCATAACGCTGATCTGGTGAGTTGGGCCGACGTGATATTCCTCTGCTGCTTGCCATCTCAGCTGCCTAATATCTGCGTAGAAATTTACACCAGCCTTGAGAAGACCAGCATTGTGTACAGCTTTGTAGCTGCCATCCCACTACCCAG GCTGAAACTACTGTTGAACCACACCAATATCTTGCGGCCTCAGTATCAGTATGATGAAGATTCTGTCAGCGTCTGGGGGGCCAATAAGGGAGTCGTAGCTGCTCTCCAAGATCCTACGATTCTTCAAGCTACCTGTCCCTACAGTCCTGCTG GGGGAATAATCCTCAATATCAAGTGGTTGGAGGGAGTGTTCTATGCGGCCCTAAACATATGCACAGCAAGAAACATGGCCCACTCCCAAGTGCTGCAGCTTCTGAGTGAACTCTTTCTCTCCGTGCACTTTGAAGACTGTGGGAAAGACACAGCATCTTGCCCAAAGTTTCAATTAACAGATTTTGTCAGCAAAGCCTATGGCAAGAACTTGTCTCAGGAAAG acagggtctcactatgttgcccaggctggccttgaactcctgggctcaagcaatcctcttctctcagcctcctgagtag
- the NOXRED1 gene encoding NADP-dependent oxidoreductase domain-containing protein 1 isoform X1, translating to MDMLQDLESLQFEYGVPEEDRIWLYLQGRSRGLMIEACAHATFFCKLLYNLRASLNENQSSRHLSIGSLNSATPEEFKVGIIGGGHLGKQLAGTLLQLGPIPAESLRISTRRPETLGELQKLGIKCFYHNADLVSWADVIFLCCLPSQLPNICVEIYTSLEKTSIVYSFVAAIPLPRLKLLLNHTNILRPQYQYDEDSVSVWGANKGVVAALQDPTILQATCPYSPAGGIILNIKWLEGVFYAALNICTARNMAHSQVLQLLSELFLSVHFEDCGKDTASCPKFQLTDFVSKAYGKNLSQERPFPWFDLTAVQLKETPFSQHLSSSPVLQDHLTHLYCASFGISLTKEQPVISTGFPSQ from the exons ATGGACATGCTCCAGGACCTTGAGTCCCTGCAGTTTGAGTATGGGGTTCCAGAGGAAGATCGTATCTGGCTGTATTTGCAGGGCCGTTCTCGGGGACTGATGATCGAGGCTTGTGCCCATGCAACCTTCTTCTGCAAACTATTATATAATTTGAG AGCATCATTAAATGAGAATCAAAGTTCCAGACATCTCTCAATTGGCTCCCTTAATTCAGCCACTCCTGAAGAGTTTAAGGTGGGCATCATTGGAGGTGGCCACCTTGGGAAGCAGCTGGCTGGCACACTGCTGCAGCTTGGCCCCATCCCTGCTGAAAGCCTGCGGATCTCCACTCGGAGGCCAGAGACTCTGG GTGAGCTCCAGAAGCTGGGAATCAAATGCTTTTACCATAACGCTGATCTGGTGAGTTGGGCCGACGTGATATTCCTCTGCTGCTTGCCATCTCAGCTGCCTAATATCTGCGTAGAAATTTACACCAGCCTTGAGAAGACCAGCATTGTGTACAGCTTTGTAGCTGCCATCCCACTACCCAG GCTGAAACTACTGTTGAACCACACCAATATCTTGCGGCCTCAGTATCAGTATGATGAAGATTCTGTCAGCGTCTGGGGGGCCAATAAGGGAGTCGTAGCTGCTCTCCAAGATCCTACGATTCTTCAAGCTACCTGTCCCTACAGTCCTGCTG GGGGAATAATCCTCAATATCAAGTGGTTGGAGGGAGTGTTCTATGCGGCCCTAAACATATGCACAGCAAGAAACATGGCCCACTCCCAAGTGCTGCAGCTTCTGAGTGAACTCTTTCTCTCCGTGCACTTTGAAGACTGTGGGAAAGACACAGCATCTTGCCCAAAGTTTCAATTAACAGATTTTGTCAGCAAAGCCTATGGCAAGAACTTGTCTCAGGAAAG GCCTTTCCCCTGGTTTGATCTGACTGCTGTGCAACTCAAGGAAACTCCGTTTAGCCAGCATCTCTCAAGCAGTCCTGTTCTCCAAGACCACCTTACCCATCTATACTGTGCTTCATTTGGCATCTCCCTAACCAAAGAACAGCCAGTCATTTCCACAGGCTTTCCATCCCAATAA